A single region of the Fusobacterium varium genome encodes:
- the pepT gene encoding peptidase T — MNSLVERFLKYVQIDTDSNPESNACPSSEIQWDLAKVIVEDLKALGMEDITLDENCYIMATLPANCDEDIPAIGFIAHMDTAPSYNGRGVKPRIVENYNGEDIVLNSEENVVLSPKDFAHMKNYVGQDLIVTDGSSLLGADDKAGIVEIIEAIKYLKEHPEIKHGVIKVGFTPDEEIGRGADLFDVKKFDCKFAYTVDGGELGELEYENFNAASATVKIEGRDIHPGSAKNSMINSIMIAMELNAMLPCDQRPEHTENYEGFFLLDELTGTVENTKMEYIIRDHSMRKFNEKKIIIKDAVQYLAKKYKDAKIEIEVKDSYYNMREKIEPVMYIIDLAKKSMEELEIAPNIRPIRGGTDGARLSYRGLPCPNLFTGGHNFHGRFEYICIQSMEKARDLIVKIAENVGKKNY; from the coding sequence ATGAATAGTTTAGTTGAAAGATTTTTAAAGTATGTACAAATTGATACAGACTCTAATCCAGAAAGCAATGCTTGTCCAAGTAGTGAAATACAATGGGATCTTGCAAAAGTTATAGTTGAAGATCTAAAAGCATTAGGAATGGAAGATATAACTTTAGATGAAAACTGTTATATTATGGCAACATTACCAGCAAACTGTGATGAGGATATTCCTGCAATAGGATTTATAGCTCACATGGATACAGCTCCTTCATACAATGGAAGAGGTGTAAAACCAAGAATCGTAGAAAATTATAATGGGGAAGATATAGTATTAAATAGTGAAGAAAATGTAGTTCTTTCACCTAAAGATTTTGCTCATATGAAAAATTATGTTGGACAAGATCTTATAGTAACTGATGGAAGTTCACTTTTAGGAGCTGACGACAAAGCAGGAATAGTTGAAATAATAGAAGCTATTAAATATCTAAAAGAACATCCAGAGATTAAACATGGAGTTATTAAAGTTGGATTTACTCCTGATGAAGAGATAGGAAGAGGAGCAGATTTATTCGATGTTAAGAAGTTTGATTGTAAATTTGCTTATACAGTAGATGGAGGAGAGCTTGGAGAATTAGAATATGAAAACTTCAACGCAGCTTCTGCAACAGTAAAAATAGAAGGTAGAGATATTCACCCAGGATCTGCTAAAAATAGTATGATCAACTCTATTATGATTGCAATGGAATTAAATGCTATGTTACCATGTGATCAAAGACCTGAACATACTGAAAATTATGAAGGATTCTTCCTACTTGATGAGTTAACAGGAACAGTTGAAAATACTAAGATGGAATATATCATCAGAGATCACTCAATGAGAAAATTCAATGAAAAGAAAATTATTATTAAAGATGCAGTTCAATATCTAGCTAAAAAATATAAAGATGCTAAGATAGAGATTGAAGTAAAAGATAGTTACTACAATATGAGAGAAAAGATAGAGCCTGTTATGTATATAATAGATCTAGCTAAAAAATCAATGGAAGAGTTAGAAATAGCACCAAATATTAGACCTATTAGAGGGGGAACAGATGGGGCTAGACTTTCTTACAGAGGACTTCCATGTCCAAACCTATTTACAGGAGGACACAACTTCCATGGAAGATTTGAATATATCTGTATTCAATCAATGGAAAAAGCTAGAGATCTTATTGTAAAAATAGCTGAAAATGTAGGAAAGAAAAATTATTAA